A segment of the Acidimicrobiales bacterium genome:
TGCTCGATGAGGGCCATCTCGCCGAAGAAGTCGCCGGGGTGGAGCGTGGCGACCGGCTGCCCGCCCTTGGTGACGCTGGCCTCGCCCTCGACGAGCACGAAGAACTCCCGACCGGGGGTGCCCTCCTCGATCACCCTCGTGCCGGCGGCCAGGTCGAGCGGCGACGCCGTCCGGGCGATCAGCGTGAGGTGCTTCTTCGGGCATGCCGCGAACAGCGGCACCCTGGCGAGATGGTCGAGGTAGGGATCGTGCCGGGCCATCGGCGGAACCCTAGCCGTCGGTCCTCTCGGGGCGCGGGGGCACGATCACCACGGGGCAGGGCGCGTGATGCGCGCACTGCTCGCTCACCGAGCCGAGCAGGAGCCCGACGAACCCTCCGTGCCCCCGGGTGCCCACCACCAGCAGGTCGGCCCCCTCGGCCACGTCGAGCAGCGCCCGAGCCGGGGGCCCGGGCTGCACCAGCCGCTCAATGGTCACGTCGGGAGGGTGGCCGTCCGTCACCCGCTCGATGGTGAGGTCGAGGAGTGCGGCGGCGTCGCTCTCCACGTCGTCGATCGCGAACACGGGGGCCGTGACGCCTGGGACGGTGGCCACGTAGGGGTACGTCCACGCCAGCACGAGCTGGAGGGTGGCCCCCCGTGCCGCCGCCTCGTCGAGCGCCCAGCCGAGCGCCGCGTCGCCCCCCGGCGATCCGTCGACACCGACGACGATCCTGGCCATCAGGCCTCCTCCGGGTGGTAGGTGGTGGCGCCGCTGCCGGGGAGCACCCGGGTGCCGGCCTCGCCGTCGAGCAGGGCGCCGGCATCGTCGAGCGCCCCGATGGCGGCGATGCCCTCCGTGGCGCC
Coding sequences within it:
- a CDS encoding cyclic nucleotide-binding domain-containing protein; this encodes MARHDPYLDHLARVPLFAACPKKHLTLIARTASPLDLAAGTRVIEEGTPGREFFVLVEGEASVTKGGQPVATLHPGDFFGEMALIEHTPRRATVTAVTPVTLLVLDRGNFWALLEEVPELAGKILIGLSRRLNEVAPPSVG
- a CDS encoding universal stress protein; amino-acid sequence: MARIVVGVDGSPGGDAALGWALDEAAARGATLQLVLAWTYPYVATVPGVTAPVFAIDDVESDAAALLDLTIERVTDGHPPDVTIERLVQPGPPARALLDVAEGADLLVVGTRGHGGFVGLLLGSVSEQCAHHAPCPVVIVPPRPERTDG